A genomic stretch from Dissulfurispira thermophila includes:
- a CDS encoding universal stress protein, whose product MYKRILVAFDGSRYSNKAVKEAVDLAKVSGAELLIVTAVDITDEFESQAPGLTDKMTEKAKKLLDKVTKKIAAVNIKINGEVHVGDPFDVIVNIAKRKKADLIVMGSHGRTGIVRLLMGSVAARVIGHAPCNVLIVKP is encoded by the coding sequence ATGTATAAAAGGATACTTGTTGCGTTTGATGGTTCAAGATACAGCAATAAGGCAGTGAAGGAAGCTGTTGATTTAGCAAAGGTATCAGGGGCAGAATTACTTATTGTAACAGCAGTTGATATTACAGATGAGTTTGAATCACAAGCCCCCGGGCTTACTGATAAAATGACAGAAAAAGCAAAGAAACTTCTTGACAAAGTAACAAAAAAAATAGCAGCAGTAAACATAAAGATAAATGGTGAGGTCCATGTGGGTGATCCTTTTGATGTTATTGTGAATATTGCAAAGAGAAAAAAGGCTGATCTGATAGTTATGGGCAGTCATGGTAGGACAGGCATTGTCAGATTGCTCATGGGAAGCGTTGCAGCAAGGGTTATTGGCCATGCCCCATGTAATGTATTGATAGTTAAGCCATAA
- a CDS encoding sulfite exporter TauE/SafE family protein: protein MLTRYSKILLILTIMFIALFSSTAVFATSEQSTVSEATAPWWVWPLVLFIVTFILGIVAVLGGVGGGVLFVPIIGGFFPFNLDFVRGAGLLVALAGALAAGPGLLKRGMADLRLALPVALIASSSAIVGAMIGLALPKNVVNITLGLTILGIVAIMLMAKKSEFPEVQKPDALSTALRINGIYYEASTGQEVNWKIHRTPQGLILFIIIGIMAGMFGLGAGWANVPVLNLLMGAPLKVSVATSKFLLSITDTSAAWIYVNNGAVLPMMVVPSIIGIMLGSIVGVKILAKAKPVAIRYIVIGLLLFSGSRALLKGLGIWN, encoded by the coding sequence ATGTTAACAAGATATTCAAAAATTTTGCTCATACTTACCATTATGTTTATAGCCCTCTTTTCTTCGACGGCTGTTTTTGCGACATCTGAGCAATCAACAGTTTCAGAAGCAACCGCTCCGTGGTGGGTATGGCCACTGGTTTTATTCATAGTAACATTTATATTAGGCATAGTAGCCGTACTTGGTGGCGTTGGTGGAGGGGTGCTTTTTGTTCCGATAATCGGAGGCTTCTTTCCCTTTAATCTTGACTTTGTGAGGGGTGCGGGTCTTCTCGTTGCCCTTGCGGGTGCACTGGCTGCGGGTCCTGGTCTCCTTAAAAGAGGAATGGCTGACTTAAGGCTTGCCCTTCCAGTTGCCCTCATTGCATCGTCAAGTGCTATAGTGGGTGCAATGATTGGACTTGCCCTTCCAAAGAATGTGGTCAATATCACCCTTGGTCTGACAATACTTGGAATAGTTGCAATAATGCTCATGGCAAAGAAATCAGAATTTCCAGAGGTCCAAAAGCCTGATGCACTCTCAACTGCCTTAAGGATAAATGGCATTTATTATGAGGCATCCACTGGTCAGGAGGTTAACTGGAAGATACACAGGACGCCACAGGGGCTTATATTATTCATAATAATTGGAATAATGGCAGGTATGTTTGGTCTTGGTGCGGGGTGGGCAAATGTGCCTGTGCTGAATCTCCTGATGGGGGCACCTTTAAAGGTCTCTGTAGCAACGAGTAAGTTCCTTCTTTCAATCACAGATACATCTGCAGCATGGATTTATGTGAACAATGGTGCGGTACTCCCCATGATGGTGGTGCCATCCATTATAGGGATAATGCTTGGCTCTATAGTGGGCGTAAAAATACTCGCAAAGGCAAAGCCAGTGGCAATCAGATATATAGTTATAGGATTATTGCTCTTTTCTGGCTCACGGGCATTACTTAAAGGACTTGGAATCTGGAACTAA
- a CDS encoding GntR family transcriptional regulator, with translation MQNKTVDRFTQEKLYIQLMRIFLEQINSGKWQLGQQIPTEEELCKIYNVSKITVRQAVNNLVSDGYLIKIQGKGTFVVSSLPVIGLSMRTTLTEDMFGKEVKLERKVLSKGIKEPDPEIRTFLKTDAPIYYILSKRLGNGKTAYVEEAFIPQGILPHIDKLDITQGSFYSILQEKASKKVFKVIQTIEVSRSAGDVSQHLEVEDGFPLLVIHRLFLSSDDMPVAYTEIQGRSDRYKFQTEFERIR, from the coding sequence TTGCAAAACAAAACAGTTGATAGATTTACCCAGGAAAAGCTCTATATCCAGCTTATGAGGATATTTCTTGAGCAGATAAACTCAGGTAAATGGCAGCTTGGTCAGCAGATTCCTACAGAGGAAGAACTCTGTAAGATTTACAATGTCAGCAAGATTACGGTCAGGCAGGCAGTAAATAATCTTGTATCAGATGGCTATCTTATAAAGATTCAGGGCAAAGGGACTTTTGTAGTAAGTAGTTTGCCTGTTATCGGGCTATCTATGAGGACAACATTAACAGAAGATATGTTCGGAAAGGAGGTGAAATTAGAGCGAAAGGTATTATCAAAGGGCATAAAAGAGCCTGACCCTGAAATAAGGACATTCCTAAAAACTGATGCCCCCATATACTATATCCTGAGTAAAAGGCTTGGCAATGGCAAGACTGCCTATGTAGAAGAGGCGTTTATTCCTCAGGGAATACTTCCACATATAGATAAACTCGATATTACTCAGGGGTCTTTTTATTCGATTTTACAAGAGAAGGCATCTAAGAAGGTATTTAAGGTGATACAGACCATTGAAGTCTCTCGGTCTGCTGGTGATGTCTCGCAGCATCTTGAGGTTGAGGATGGCTTTCCTTTATTGGTCATCCATAGATTGTTTTTGAGTTCTGATGATATGCCTGTAGCTTATACAGAGATACAGGGCAGAAGTGACAGGTATAAATTTCAGACAGAATTCGAGAGGATAAGGTGA
- the ilvA gene encoding threonine ammonia-lyase yields MNIELLSIQDALKSISFRIHRTPLVYSRSFSEMFGAEIYIKAENLQKTGSFKVRGAFNKLMKVKTGKVIAASMGNHAQGVAFAASEVGIKAKIVMPLNASIAKQEATRGYGAEVVLHGETFSDALNYAISQKDYTFIHAFDDDDIITGQGTIGLEIINELQDIDAVLVPVGGGGLISGISIAIKNLSSETEVIGIQTVSALSAYESFHSKKIIETMPMPTLADGIAVGKIGSKTFAIMQRYVDDVIKVSEESIAMAVLLFLERKKLVVEGAGAVPLAALIEQKERFRGKRIVLVASGGNIDFALIDRIIHKGLVSSGRIGVFKVIVDDVPGGLHKITGIIAAQRGNILNIVHDRLYQDVPIGKTLVIFTVETKGQRHLEEIKDAVRVTGFSIL; encoded by the coding sequence ATGAATATCGAGCTTTTATCAATTCAGGATGCGCTAAAGTCTATATCTTTTCGTATCCATAGAACGCCCCTGGTATATTCCAGATCTTTCAGTGAAATGTTTGGTGCAGAGATCTATATAAAAGCCGAGAATCTTCAAAAGACAGGCTCTTTTAAGGTTAGAGGTGCATTTAACAAATTAATGAAAGTCAAAACCGGTAAAGTCATTGCAGCATCTATGGGAAACCATGCGCAGGGTGTTGCCTTTGCTGCTTCTGAAGTCGGCATAAAGGCAAAGATAGTAATGCCTTTGAATGCTTCTATTGCCAAACAAGAGGCTACAAGGGGATATGGTGCAGAAGTCGTTTTGCATGGCGAGACCTTTAGCGATGCCCTGAATTATGCAATTTCTCAGAAGGATTACACATTTATCCATGCATTTGACGATGATGATATAATTACAGGACAGGGAACAATAGGGCTTGAGATTATAAATGAATTGCAAGATATTGATGCTGTCCTTGTGCCTGTAGGCGGCGGTGGACTAATCTCAGGCATATCTATAGCAATTAAAAATCTCTCATCAGAAACAGAAGTTATAGGCATCCAAACAGTATCTGCACTCTCTGCATATGAATCTTTCCATTCAAAAAAAATTATAGAGACAATGCCCATGCCAACACTTGCAGATGGAATAGCTGTTGGTAAGATAGGGAGTAAGACATTTGCGATTATGCAGAGGTATGTGGATGATGTTATCAAGGTCAGTGAAGAGTCTATTGCCATGGCAGTGCTTTTATTCCTCGAGAGAAAAAAACTTGTTGTTGAGGGTGCGGGGGCTGTTCCACTTGCTGCTTTGATAGAGCAAAAAGAAAGATTTAGAGGTAAAAGGATAGTGCTTGTTGCAAGCGGCGGCAATATCGATTTTGCACTTATTGACAGAATTATCCATAAGGGTCTTGTTTCGAGCGGTAGGATTGGCGTGTTTAAGGTGATTGTTGATGATGTCCCCGGTGGTCTGCATAAGATCACAGGCATTATTGCTGCACAGAGAGGGAATATCCTTAATATAGTCCATGACAGGCTATATCAGGATGTGCCTATTGGAAAGACATTAGTGATATTTACTGTAGAGACAAAGGGGCAGAGGCATTTAGAAGAGATAAAGGATGCTGTTCGTGTGACGGGTTTTAGCATCCTTTAG
- a CDS encoding ATP-binding protein yields MIDKNSIRFKIIIPIIIFIVVIMLSMLIVGYHVSKNIFMEYHTFLISRHSSEIQRIVETAINELITSGLIDKEIVVDAKKKTLIEEIKSYWSSNNLSGFITTSDGKVIYSSLGNALMKSLESHLPETGDFHLKRSFTHIGGSVINIPLWGYKIVFIEEPFIPFIYLLSRDFTTALIAPLIAISCIFLIAITFIVLKKNLYYPIEQIISHVQDNKVIEKTGITELDTVGSVINTAFESLNKKTTQYQTLHSIAVSMHEYFSVDEILNLIIDRASKLINAELAAIVIYNDKGKFKKLITRGTIIRTRDSLPEGKGILEIMRLSLTPVHINDVASHPAFSGSFPEGHPVIRNLLAYPIFSGEGKPIGAMYFGNKPEGFSDDDENILKAICADAAIALNKAENLILLQRFQQVIDSAFDVIVITDANGYITYVNPAFETVTGYSKEEVIGKKTNILKSGYHDEDFYKNLWDTIKAGDVWKGEFINRKKNGEIYYASATIFPIHSEGEIFYAAIQRDITSEKKLYEQLLRAQKMEAIGTLAGGIAHDFNNILTAVLGYSEIILAMTKEGDPFYRPASIINDAAQKGADLAKKILMVTRKEKMEAKSININEIILDSMELLQRSIPKSVEIVVNLKEDIPQTMADPTQIQQVIMNLAVNARDAMPNGGKLTIETDVVGIENGAANGIHADKDGFIKLSVSDTGMGMDTETQRKIFDPFFTTKETGKGTGLGLYIVHSIVNNHGGYVNLYSEIGKGTRFNIYLPIIKTADTEESSKAEDIKGSGTILVIDDEADIRELCKDMLEPIGYTVLLAGSGSDGINLYRTMKDKISVVIVDMIMPKIGGSEVFQAIKTINPDAKIILCSGYSHEGFAGIDNLLKSGAAGFVQKPFTRHAIAKAIKNAITQTKEA; encoded by the coding sequence ATGATTGACAAAAACAGCATAAGATTCAAAATCATAATTCCCATAATCATCTTTATTGTAGTTATAATGCTGTCAATGCTCATTGTTGGCTATCATGTCTCGAAAAATATATTCATGGAATACCATACATTCCTCATATCCAGACACTCATCTGAGATTCAAAGAATTGTGGAAACTGCAATTAATGAACTTATAACATCAGGACTTATTGACAAAGAAATAGTAGTAGATGCAAAGAAAAAAACACTAATCGAAGAAATAAAATCATACTGGTCAAGTAATAATCTATCAGGATTTATAACGACCTCTGACGGAAAGGTAATCTATTCATCATTAGGCAATGCATTAATGAAATCACTTGAATCACATCTGCCAGAAACAGGAGATTTTCATTTAAAGAGGTCTTTTACACACATCGGAGGCTCTGTAATAAACATCCCTCTCTGGGGCTATAAGATAGTCTTTATTGAAGAACCATTCATACCCTTTATTTACCTTCTATCGAGAGATTTTACAACTGCACTCATAGCACCATTGATTGCAATAAGCTGCATATTTCTTATTGCTATTACATTTATTGTTTTAAAGAAAAACCTTTATTATCCCATAGAGCAGATTATATCACATGTACAAGACAATAAAGTGATAGAAAAAACAGGTATAACAGAGTTAGACACTGTAGGCTCTGTTATAAATACTGCATTTGAGTCCCTCAATAAAAAGACAACACAGTACCAAACACTCCACAGCATTGCTGTATCAATGCATGAATATTTCTCTGTAGACGAAATACTCAATTTGATCATTGACAGAGCCAGCAAGTTGATAAATGCAGAGCTTGCTGCTATTGTCATTTATAACGACAAGGGCAAGTTCAAGAAACTCATCACTCGGGGCACAATTATAAGGACAAGAGATTCTCTTCCAGAGGGCAAGGGCATACTCGAAATCATGAGGCTATCTCTTACGCCTGTTCATATTAACGATGTGGCATCACATCCTGCCTTCAGTGGCTCATTCCCTGAAGGTCATCCTGTAATAAGAAATCTGCTGGCATACCCCATATTTTCAGGTGAAGGAAAGCCGATTGGTGCTATGTATTTCGGCAATAAACCAGAGGGATTTTCTGATGATGATGAAAACATTCTCAAGGCCATCTGCGCTGATGCAGCAATAGCACTCAATAAGGCTGAAAATCTAATACTGCTTCAAAGATTCCAGCAGGTTATAGACTCTGCATTTGATGTAATTGTAATTACAGATGCCAATGGATATATCACATATGTCAATCCTGCATTCGAGACAGTTACAGGCTACTCAAAAGAGGAGGTCATTGGCAAAAAGACCAATATATTAAAGAGCGGCTATCACGATGAGGACTTCTATAAAAATCTGTGGGATACAATAAAGGCAGGAGATGTTTGGAAAGGAGAATTTATAAACAGAAAGAAAAATGGAGAAATATATTATGCATCTGCAACTATTTTCCCCATTCATTCAGAAGGAGAGATTTTTTATGCAGCCATTCAGAGGGATATCACATCAGAGAAAAAACTTTATGAACAACTTTTGCGGGCACAAAAAATGGAGGCTATCGGGACACTTGCAGGAGGCATTGCACATGACTTTAACAACATACTGACAGCGGTCTTGGGATACTCAGAAATCATTCTGGCAATGACAAAAGAAGGGGACCCATTTTACAGGCCTGCGAGCATTATTAATGATGCAGCACAGAAAGGTGCTGATTTAGCAAAGAAGATCCTTATGGTAACTCGCAAAGAAAAAATGGAAGCAAAATCTATTAATATAAACGAGATAATCCTTGACTCAATGGAACTACTCCAGCGGAGTATTCCAAAGAGTGTAGAAATTGTGGTAAACCTTAAAGAAGACATTCCTCAGACAATGGCTGACCCCACCCAGATTCAGCAGGTAATCATGAACCTTGCGGTTAATGCCAGAGATGCGATGCCTAATGGCGGAAAATTAACTATAGAGACAGATGTAGTAGGCATAGAAAACGGTGCTGCTAACGGCATACATGCTGATAAAGATGGATTCATAAAACTATCGGTTTCTGATACAGGTATGGGCATGGATACAGAAACCCAGAGAAAGATATTTGATCCATTCTTCACGACAAAAGAGACAGGAAAGGGCACAGGACTTGGACTTTATATAGTTCATTCAATTGTGAACAATCATGGTGGATATGTAAATTTGTACAGCGAGATAGGTAAAGGGACAAGATTCAATATATATCTGCCCATTATAAAAACTGCTGATACGGAGGAATCAAGTAAAGCAGAAGATATAAAAGGTTCAGGGACAATACTCGTAATAGACGATGAGGCTGATATCAGAGAGCTATGCAAGGACATGTTAGAACCCATTGGATACACTGTCTTGCTTGCAGGAAGCGGCAGCGACGGTATAAATCTCTACAGGACAATGAAGGACAAAATATCAGTTGTGATTGTGGATATGATAATGCCCAAAATAGGAGGCAGCGAGGTTTTTCAAGCGATTAAAACAATAAATCCTGATGCAAAAATAATACTCTGTTCAGGCTATAGCCACGAAGGTTTTGCTGGTATAGATAATCTTTTAAAAAGTGGTGCAGCAGGATTTGTGCAAAAGCCATTCACACGCCATGCAATTGCAAAGGCAATAAAGAATGCTATAACCCAAACAAAGGAGGCTTAA
- a CDS encoding heavy-metal-associated domain-containing protein, which yields MTNMTIKIEGMSCQHCVMRVKKAIDAVAGVTKSDVTVGNASIEFDESKTKKQDIIAAIEKAGYRVQKTG from the coding sequence ATGACAAATATGACAATCAAAATCGAAGGTATGAGCTGTCAGCACTGCGTGATGAGGGTGAAAAAAGCCATTGACGCAGTTGCAGGTGTTACAAAATCCGATGTAACTGTTGGCAATGCCTCTATCGAGTTTGACGAATCAAAGACAAAAAAACAAGACATAATAGCAGCAATCGAAAAAGCAGGATATAGGGTACAAAAAACAGGCTAA
- the pheT gene encoding phenylalanine--tRNA ligase subunit beta, translating into MRVPFEWLKEFIEIKESPNEVAHRLTMSGLEVEAIEQMDSDVVFEINVTPNRPDCLSVIGIARELSAAYKTPLIFPEHDVLAETGELDFNVDIVDTELCHRYAGRVVKNLKVGNSPEWLKRRLELCGIRSINNVVDVTNYVLLELGHPLHAFDLRTIKGHRIIVGTSKKVRTGVPKKSCDFLGYKSCDSKIKMRTLDGIEREIPDDALLIWDAERPIAVAGVMGGMETGVIDSTQDIFIESAYFEPISIRKTSKALGLKTESSYRFERGTDIKMLKKALDRAAYLMKEIAGGTICGKIDIYPKRYKPDEISVRYNKVNEILGLKLTKEEIIGCLDGLGFEMKKMANSLKIKTPAYRRDIKREIDVIEEIARIYGYDRIHAQLPKATIISQESRVKSHELKIKNNIKESFLKLGFTEVVNYSFVGMQEIDLLGISQDDERRSLVQLKNPLKMEESFMRTTLIPSFIKNMIHNLSHGNRELRLFEIARVFIRQESDSLPVEREHLAALYYKEKSKSLYKDDTANFYIVKGVIEAVLNDLKIYNYSFVRSSEPFLHPGQSADIYIDRSQKTEDRGQNSKLKIGYVGALSPTIVDSLDIKAHKPSVIVMEINIESLTPHALQEVKYRPLPKYPYIERDTAIIVDSMLEASSLMKWLKSYPSDLIEDVYIFDVYQGKNIPEGRKSIAFNVRYRASDRTLKDDEIDTLHKSLVDYILDKTKGQLRDN; encoded by the coding sequence ATGCGTGTCCCTTTTGAATGGTTAAAAGAATTTATTGAGATTAAGGAGTCACCAAACGAGGTTGCTCATAGACTTACTATGAGTGGCCTCGAGGTGGAGGCTATTGAACAAATGGATAGTGATGTTGTCTTTGAGATTAATGTCACTCCAAACAGGCCTGATTGTCTGAGCGTCATCGGCATTGCACGAGAGCTTTCTGCTGCATATAAGACACCTCTTATATTTCCTGAGCATGATGTCCTTGCAGAAACTGGGGAGCTTGATTTCAATGTGGATATTGTAGATACAGAACTCTGTCATAGATATGCTGGAAGGGTTGTGAAAAATCTAAAAGTAGGTAACTCACCTGAGTGGCTAAAGAGAAGACTTGAGCTGTGTGGTATAAGGTCAATTAATAATGTTGTGGATGTCACAAACTATGTGCTTCTTGAACTGGGACATCCTCTCCATGCCTTTGACCTTAGGACTATAAAAGGGCATCGTATAATAGTTGGCACATCAAAAAAAGTCAGGACAGGGGTTCCCAAAAAATCTTGCGATTTTTTGGGGTATAAGAGCTGTGACTCAAAAATCAAGATGAGGACATTAGATGGTATTGAAAGAGAAATACCTGATGATGCCTTGCTCATATGGGATGCTGAAAGGCCGATAGCAGTTGCTGGCGTCATGGGGGGAATGGAGACAGGGGTTATAGATTCTACACAGGATATATTTATCGAGAGTGCTTATTTTGAGCCAATCTCCATAAGAAAGACATCAAAAGCACTTGGGCTAAAGACAGAATCTTCGTATAGATTTGAAAGAGGGACAGATATAAAAATGCTTAAAAAAGCTCTTGATAGGGCAGCATATTTGATGAAGGAAATTGCTGGCGGTACTATTTGTGGGAAGATAGATATCTATCCCAAAAGATACAAACCTGATGAGATAAGTGTCAGGTACAATAAAGTCAACGAAATACTTGGTTTAAAATTGACAAAAGAAGAAATTATAGGCTGTCTTGACGGACTCGGTTTTGAGATGAAAAAAATGGCAAACAGCCTGAAGATAAAAACACCTGCATATAGAAGGGATATAAAGAGGGAAATAGATGTTATAGAAGAGATCGCGAGGATTTATGGTTATGACAGGATTCATGCACAACTACCAAAGGCAACAATAATAAGTCAAGAGTCAAGAGTCAAGAGCCATGAGTTAAAAATCAAAAATAATATCAAGGAATCATTCTTAAAATTAGGCTTTACAGAAGTCGTTAATTACAGCTTCGTGGGTATGCAAGAAATTGATTTATTGGGAATTTCACAGGATGATGAAAGGAGAAGCCTTGTACAGCTTAAAAATCCATTGAAGATGGAAGAGTCTTTTATGAGAACAACCTTGATTCCGTCATTTATAAAAAATATGATACACAATCTATCACATGGTAATAGGGAATTAAGACTGTTTGAGATAGCAAGGGTCTTTATTAGACAGGAGTCAGATAGCCTTCCCGTGGAGCGTGAACATCTTGCTGCCCTTTATTATAAAGAGAAAAGCAAGTCACTTTACAAAGATGATACGGCTAATTTTTATATTGTCAAAGGTGTTATCGAAGCTGTTCTTAATGACCTCAAGATTTATAACTACTCATTTGTCAGATCGTCAGAGCCATTTTTACATCCGGGGCAATCTGCAGACATATACATAGACAGAAGTCAGAAGACAGAAGATAGAGGACAGAACTCAAAACTCAAAATTGGTTATGTGGGTGCATTGTCTCCAACAATTGTAGATTCACTTGATATAAAGGCGCACAAACCTTCTGTTATAGTGATGGAGATAAATATAGAGAGTTTAACTCCTCATGCACTGCAAGAAGTAAAATACAGACCGCTGCCAAAATATCCATATATAGAGAGAGATACAGCGATAATAGTAGACTCAATGTTAGAGGCATCTTCACTAATGAAATGGTTGAAGTCATATCCTTCAGATCTAATAGAGGATGTCTATATATTTGATGTCTATCAGGGAAAGAACATACCCGAAGGCAGAAAGAGTATTGCATTCAATGTGCGATACAGGGCATCTGACAGGACATTGAAAGATGATGAAATTGATACCCTGCACAAATCACTGGTAGATTATATTCTCGATAAGACCAAAGGACAACTGAGGGATAATTAG
- the pheS gene encoding phenylalanine--tRNA ligase subunit alpha produces MEDLKQTFLEELKSVRNLADLSNIKVKYLGKKGIITSDLKSLSKVPPEERPLLGKRINEIKQFIETELDLQESRLKHEELKRQLLSESLDITLSGKFIPFGTLHPINKVLSEVTEIFIKMGFSVEEGPEVELDYYNFEALNIPRDHPARDMQDTFYISDDIVLRTHTSPVQIRVMEKRKPPVRFIAPGKVYRCDADITHTPMFHQVEGLMVDKGITFSNLKGVLEAFLHQMFGENIPVRFRPSFFPFTEPSAEVDIGCILCNGAGCRVCKTSGWLEIMGAGMVNPRVFEYVGYDPEEYSGFAFGMGIERIAMLKYSIDDIRLFFENDIRFLKQF; encoded by the coding sequence ATGGAAGACCTGAAACAGACATTCCTTGAAGAATTGAAGTCCGTAAGAAATCTTGCAGACTTATCCAATATCAAGGTCAAATATCTTGGCAAAAAAGGGATTATAACATCTGATCTAAAGTCACTCTCTAAAGTTCCTCCAGAAGAAAGGCCGTTGCTTGGCAAGAGGATAAATGAAATAAAACAATTCATCGAAACAGAATTAGATTTACAGGAATCCCGCTTAAAGCATGAAGAATTAAAAAGGCAACTACTTTCAGAATCTTTGGATATTACACTGAGCGGCAAGTTTATCCCATTTGGCACCTTGCATCCTATAAATAAGGTTCTTTCAGAGGTGACGGAGATTTTTATCAAGATGGGCTTTAGTGTCGAAGAAGGCCCTGAGGTCGAGCTTGATTATTATAACTTCGAGGCACTTAATATCCCCAGAGACCATCCTGCAAGGGACATGCAAGATACATTTTACATAAGTGATGACATTGTTCTTAGGACGCATACATCTCCTGTACAGATAAGGGTTATGGAAAAAAGGAAACCACCGGTGAGGTTTATTGCTCCGGGCAAGGTTTACAGATGTGATGCAGATATAACCCACACACCAATGTTTCATCAGGTAGAAGGCTTGATGGTTGATAAGGGGATAACTTTTAGCAATCTCAAAGGTGTGCTTGAGGCATTTCTTCATCAAATGTTTGGAGAAAATATACCTGTGCGATTTAGACCGAGCTTTTTCCCTTTTACAGAACCTTCAGCAGAGGTGGACATCGGCTGCATACTGTGTAATGGTGCTGGCTGCAGGGTCTGTAAGACTTCAGGATGGCTTGAAATCATGGGTGCTGGAATGGTTAATCCAAGGGTCTTTGAATATGTAGGATATGACCCTGAGGAGTATTCTGGTTTTGCATTTGGCATGGGTATAGAGAGGATTGCCATGCTCAAGTATTCCATAGATGATATTAGATTGTTTTTTGAGAATGATATAAGGTTTTTAAAACAATTTTAA
- the rplT gene encoding 50S ribosomal protein L20, with protein sequence MPRAKGGFKTRRYHKKVIDMAKGQYGARHRVYKVAAQVVDKGLLAAYKDRRLKKREFRALWIARINAATRSLGISYSQFMNGLKKANITLNRRSLADLAYNDPKAFSELVNQVKS encoded by the coding sequence ATGCCAAGGGCAAAAGGTGGTTTTAAGACAAGGAGATACCATAAAAAGGTCATAGATATGGCAAAAGGCCAGTACGGTGCAAGACATCGTGTTTACAAGGTCGCTGCACAGGTCGTTGACAAGGGTCTCCTTGCAGCCTATAAAGATAGAAGGCTAAAAAAGCGAGAATTCAGGGCATTATGGATTGCAAGAATTAATGCTGCTACAAGATCTCTCGGCATATCTTACAGTCAGTTTATGAATGGATTGAAAAAAGCAAATATTACCTTAAATAGAAGGTCCCTTGCTGATCTGGCATATAATGATCCCAAGGCATTTAGTGAGCTTGTGAATCAAGTTAAGAGTTAA
- the rpmI gene encoding 50S ribosomal protein L35, with product MPKLKTHRGAAKRFKVTGSGKIKRYRAYKSHLLTGKSAKRMRNLRQSSLVPEVQYDNIKKLLPYMF from the coding sequence ATGCCAAAGCTTAAGACACACAGAGGTGCTGCCAAGAGATTCAAGGTAACGGGTAGTGGAAAAATAAAGAGATATAGGGCATATAAAAGTCATCTTCTAACAGGTAAATCTGCAAAGAGGATGAGGAATCTCAGGCAGAGCAGTCTTGTGCCAGAAGTCCAGTATGATAATATAAAGAAGCTTTTGCCTTATATGTTTTAG
- the infC gene encoding translation initiation factor IF-3, giving the protein MFGGDSISKDTVRVNEGIRAREVRLIDDEGKQIGVVSVQEAIRIAQERGYDLVEVAPNATPPVCRIMDYGKYKYQMSKKHTARKTVDVKEIKIRPQITEHDLQLKVKNIRRFLDDGDKAKITMFFRGREIVRPELGMKLFDRILELLTGKFQVEQPPKLEGKNITMVIAPSSK; this is encoded by the coding sequence ATTTTCGGAGGTGATAGCATAAGTAAGGACACAGTAAGAGTTAACGAAGGTATCAGGGCAAGAGAGGTAAGGCTCATCGATGATGAGGGTAAGCAGATTGGGGTGGTTTCTGTTCAGGAGGCTATTAGAATAGCTCAGGAAAGGGGTTATGACCTTGTTGAAGTTGCCCCAAATGCTACTCCGCCTGTATGTCGTATAATGGATTACGGCAAATACAAGTATCAGATGAGCAAAAAACATACAGCGCGAAAAACTGTTGATGTCAAGGAAATAAAGATAAGACCTCAGATAACAGAACATGATCTTCAACTAAAGGTCAAAAATATCAGGAGATTCCTTGATGACGGTGATAAGGCTAAGATTACCATGTTTTTCAGGGGTCGCGAGATTGTAAGACCTGAATTAGGAATGAAATTGTTTGACAGGATCTTAGAATTACTTACAGGAAAGTTTCAGGTAGAACAGCCGCCTAAACTTGAAGGCAAAAATATTACAATGGTGATAGCACCAAGCAGCAAATGA